The genomic interval gattacaggcgtgagctatcgcACCCAGCTgcatatagttttcttttctaaactTCTGAACTAAGAAGTCTTGAACAGCTGTAACGGAAACCTCTTAGAGCAGTGCTGAGACAACTGTCAATAAGGGCTCTGGAGGCCAGACTGCCTGGTTTAGATCTGGGTGCTCCCATTTACTAAACTCTGTGACCCCGGGATAGTCATTTCCTCTGTGTCCCACTTTCCTTATCTTTAAGTAAGATAATAGGAAATACATCATAAGGTGTTGTGTATAAAATAAATCAGTGCCAAGTACATATTAAATGCTTTAGACAAtttgttaaaatgtatttaatataggACTTTTAACTCCTTGATAATTATCTCTTGAAAAATATCTGTCCTATTTCTCCATTGGGATGATAATGGTCAAGAAGACAGGCTTCGTTAGCCACTTTTTAATATTCACTACACTGGGCATAGGCTTGTTATACAGAAaagctactcaataaatattggtcaCTCATTCAGTGTTCATAATATTGAACTCCTTCTTAAGAAGGTTTTAAAATCCACGTCCttccaaaaaatgttttctaagttAAAACATTTACGTTTAAAAAGTAGACATTTGCAAGGTATCACCTATGCATATAATTTATGtatcattttatagataatatgAATTGTTTAAATCAATATTATAGTTAGTAAATTCATTTTGCCAGACAATTTACCATTAAATTTTAGAATTCTGCAAACTACTTGTTTGCTTATGAGTAGACTTGTCTTCAAAAAGAATACttataaaagttttgttttaaaacatacatacCTTTAGCTTTTTACAACTGGAAATAGTATCATCTTGCTGTTGTTCCTGGGAGTCTTCACATTTGTCTACAGTGCTCGGTCGTTTTTTAGAGGAATTTGAGATGTTTTTGTTTATGCACTCTGATACTGCGGGCAACATCGTAGAAATActaaatttattgttattttcccCAGGTTTTACAGtatgaatattcattttttcttttctcttcagcTGTAAAATCTTCCTTCTGTTATACAGCATTTGGCATAGGAAAAAGGAAATGGTCAGTTCAGCATTTTTAGTACATATAATCTTCATATGTTCAATCGTTTTCATGACTTTCCTAATGTGGGCCATTTTTCCTAAATCTTTCCTAGGGGCAGACATTACATTCTTCAGCAGTGTAGAAAATTGATTGTAGTTGTATTCTAACTCTGTCAGAGTGCTTCCATAATTTATGGATGCTATATATGGCACAAAGTCaatatatgtggaaataaaatACTTGGACTTCTTCAgaagcttttttatttctgaaagttcTTGAAGTTCTCTTGAGAGCAAATGAATAGCATATGAGCAATTAACAGCTTCATTATATTTGCAGATAATATCCAGATCTTTCTTAAGTTCGGAAATAGCAGTCTCTATCGCTTTCCAAAGGCAAACATCTGTTGAGTTatctttaagaaatgaaaaagaagccaTTTTTTCTTGGCACTGAACCAGCTCAGGAAGAAGTGACAAATCAAACCAAAGCATACCTCGAAACCTCTGTTTGTCTAGTTTCTTTGCTATTGAGTTTTTAAGAAAGTGAATTGTTTCTGAGACCATGACGATTTCAATATACATTTCAATAGCTTCAGGCTTTAAAATGATAGCCTCATGGCTGTGGTTTATCACCATGtctaaaacattttcttctgtgATAAAAATATTATCCATGTTATTATCTTGTAGCAtctgaaagtatttttttaaaatttctaagtgATCTGTACATCTCAAGGTGAGATCCTGTAATTTTTTAAGGTCTGCAAATTCAGCTTGATCCAATATCTCACTAATACAACAAATATCTGGGTGTGCAAGCAAATTACTGTTAAATTTAGAATTTTCTATGCTAATTGTTGCTTCGTTTATTGGATGATCTGACTTTCTGGAAGCAATTATAGTATCCTCCTCAAGCCCAATAGGGGAAATTAGTTCATTGTTTAAATCTTTAGACAAAGTATCATATATCTTCTGCAACTTAGAAAAGGCACATTTATTCACTCTGAGTAGCCTTTCTTCGTCCTTCTTTTGTGAGTATTTTTTGCTGAAGGATTGTGTTCTCTCTTTCCAAACAAGATTTTTTGCAGCATCAAAAAAGATATGTTCCAGACCATAAAGAGATATTTTAACACGTACTGCCTCGTTGTTCTTAATAAAATTAACCTTTGAGGAGATCATTTCTATGATAATCCACAGATGGTCCTGTTTTCCTGGATACGAATGAACTTTAGGAGAGTCCCCACATACATTGATcaactttaaagtactttttcttAAGATTTCCAGGTCTTCTAAACTATCTCCAAAGTTAACTCCACAGGtaaatggaacagaaagagaaaaatcaaagcaatCGGAACAATGCTCCATTATGGCTTCACATTCATTAACCTGTCGTTTGTACTTTAAGAATACATAGTATgaattcttttccctttttgtttcttcAAGCAATTCAACTAATTGATCATGGTAAGTCTGTAACTCACAAAATGCATTATATTTTAATCTTCCTTGGAAACCAGGATAGAAATTAGACTGCTGTTGAAATCCACGTGGTTTTCCAAGAAGCTCAGCATACAGTGTTTCATCATACCAAAGCAAGCTTCGGAATGTTGGTTCACCTTCTaagtgcctttttttgttttcaatgaaTTGAATTGTTTCCATCATCATTTGAAGTTCTACCAAAGTGTCAACAGCACATGGTTTTAATGTGTGTTTGCAATTATTCCACAGGTTTTGGTCTACCAACAGTTCTCTTGAAATCAGGATTTGTTCAACTGAACATTCTTGCTTTCTTTCAAAAGCTTCCACAAATAAAGGGAGAATATTTAGACAAACCTTAGTTTCTtcctgtagaatctgcaaagatgATGCTTCATCTGCCCTCTGCAAAATTTGAGATAGATTAGCTATAAGGGCCGTATGATTAGCTGagcaatgtttttctttaaattcactCACGTATGATGCAGGTTTCTTCAGAAGAGTAGGGACTTTACAGGTTTCAGAGTGGGCAGGTAAAATAGGCGTATGACTAACTCCTAGAATTCCTGGTTTGGAAATATAGGCTATTTCTGAACGTAATGTCAAGTCAGACTGCGAGTCATTACTAACTTTAATTTCccccttcttctctcttttgtcaAGCGGATTAGAAACTGTGTTCTTCAAAGGGACTGACTCAGTGGTAGTATTTTTAGTGCTCAGATGGGAATCAATCAAGTTAGCtgtaataattttctcatttaagcAGGATTCTTCTGAGATCtgattcttttgatttttgtactCAGTATTAACAGTTGATCCTTCAGTCATGCTTCTTTTGTAAACAGAATCTTTTGCTTTTTCCGCTTGTTTAACTTTCCACGTTATTCTGTCCTCAGTGTCTTTCCTCACAATACATGTTTCTGAAGAGGAGCCTTttacattatcttttaaaagcagagaactATCACTGGAAGATAATTCCACTATATTTTCCccataacttttattttcttcagttccTGATGCTACATCCAACTCATAATTCTCAGTGACATTTGTTTCATTCCCATCTGTATGGAGGCAATTACCTGAAGAGCACTGTTCTGTCTTTAGAAGCTCTTTTTCTCTACAGCTCTGCTCACAGTGTGGTACAGCACTGGATTCTGCAAAAGAATCTACAGTAAGAATTCTCTGCTTATCCAAGTAAGATTTTGAAGATTCTCCCTCACTATCTGTCACTGCAGCGGCTGATAACTGAGGAATACTGTACTTTTCACTTGCTATCAAAGTTAGGTTTAATGGGCCCATAAGGAAGTTTCCTGTAATAATGCTTTGTTTGGGTCTCTCAATAGGATCTGTCCACTTTACTTCCAGGTTTCTTTTACAATCAGATAAAATAAGGTTACCTTGTTGGTAGAGATCATTTAAAAAGTGCTTCACATTTGAATCTAAGACTGATATAAGTACGTCAGTTTTCGCCTTTGTGTGACCTACGCAAGTTGCATGATAATCGTTGCCTGTActataatttatgttttcttttatgcaACTTAAAGATACAGAATTACTTTCATTTATTACTTCATTAGCCTCACAACTGTTTTCTTTAGTTGCATCTTTAACATTATGATTTGCTGAATGTTTTTCAAGCTTTTCATATTTACTAGTGCTAGATAAAAACTCTGTatcaatttgattttctttttctattagttTCTCATCTGAGTGGTCTGGGGAAAACAGACATCCAGTTTTTCCAGAAAAGGGCTGATGTTCTTCTGATAAACTTGGATTGCTTACACTGCTATTATAATAAACTGACTGACTTGTACTTTGGGATGTGGAGGATACAGGCAACTGTGATTCAGGATGTTCTTGATTACAAAATTCTCCCATGTGACTGGTGGGGTGACTTTTTGAGACACTGCTAGCCATACTTTTCCTAGAAAGGCATTTTTTCTCTCCACTTGTTTTATAAGACTTGTGCTTTGACACATGGGTTAATGATTTAGAAATATCAGCTTTTGGAGCTCTTTTCTTTCTCCgtttgtcatattttctttttgacaaaaaaCGCTTAgtagaataatattttctttgagacacagAACTATAACCTTGAAGGTCACAACTTTCCCAGAAATTATTGCATATTATTGCATATGATTTTGGTAATgggccctttctttcttctcctactTTAGTTATAAGCTGCAAAGATGTGTGAACTCTTCTATGAGCTTTTTTTAAGTGAACAACTGCTTTGTCTAGTTTTCTGGAAAGACATTTGCTTTTACATAAAGATGCTTCATCACTTAGGATATTTAGGACACTCTTAATGTGCTTTTCTGactgtgaaaatgttttaattcgTCCTTGGGATAATGAAGAAAAACACTCAGACGAGTCTTGACTGGTTAGCCTCCTCTTTCTCCCATAAATTTTATGTCGTCTTAAATCTTTATGTGGTATGTTCTGATCCCTGGAAGACGTATGTAGCTTCCTTTTGCTAATTCTTGATTCtacctcctttttatttttggtatcaTTATAGTCAGTTTTTGATTTTGTAAAGAAACATCTGCTTCCATCATCTATTGTTGTGACGTTAGAAGTTTCAGTAAACAAAGATTCACTGTTCTGATTTTCAGACGTATGATTCACATCTGTATTACGACTCAAGTCAAAAGAAAGGGAGATTTCAGAGTTACTCACTGGCCCTGATTGTTGCCTTATATTATCAACTTTATCTTCACATGGATAATCTGCATTTTCACCAAAAGGCTGGGAataaatgtcaaatcctagaatTTCTCCATCTTCCTTATTTATTTCCGGTTTTGTGGCTTCAGTTACATGTGtgcaaaaattatctttcaatgCAAGGGAGTCAGCTGTCGGGCTGAATCCTGGCCTAAATATAttagtaattttaatttgtaGATCTGGAAGTAAAATTGGGCTGGTAAGTTCTGTTTCATTGTTTTGCGTAGAGGAATAAAAATAGTTACTTTCCTTAGAATAATGCTGATCACTATTCTCCCTTCCTGTGGTGCTTTCCAAAACTTCCATCTCCCTGTTATCAAGTGCTAACAGACCTTCCCAACTGATACGAGACTTCAGAGCCTTATATGAGGTCACAAATTCTTCACAAAGCATGTTTTCATGGCTATGTGTATCTTGTTGAAATATAAAAGCATCATCACAATCTTCTAATTCTATTTCAATTTCACTTTCCAATTCAATGCTTTGAAGAACTAAGTTCTCATTTATTGATTGATGAAATGAttcttgtgatttatttttatccGTATCAATTTCACAATCAGAAACCCTATGTTTTACTAACAAACCAAAATCTGGACTTTCAGAAGAACAAGTTTCTTTAAACTGGTATATCTGGTGATCGTCATTATTTAGGCTTAATGCAGGCATAGCAGCACTAGCTATCTGTATTGCAGCATTTGAGGCTACACACACTGAAGAACTTGCAGTTTTGGGAAATGTTGTGGAAGCCAAATGCTCTACACTTCTTCCAGTATTTTCAGTATCTTTTTGTTTCACGGCACTAATGGTATCTTCTTCACTCTCTAATAATGCAGTTGCTGCTGACACATATTTTTCTCTGCAAATCAAGTTAAATGTAGTAGAAAATTCTTCAGAACTCAAAATTTCTATATTGTGGTAATTTTTGTCCTCCTTTTCATCTATATTGCTGAAATTTTCGTTTGTATGAGAATCCTGCTTTTTGTCTCCATATATGTTCTCTATGTTGTTTTCTACACATGAAGCACTATTCTCTTTAGcctcattttggttttctttatctgtttgttttttgaaattaaCATTCAGGCATATATCATTGCTTAACTGTGAGTTACAGAACAGATTGTGATCCTGACCCCTATTTTCAACATAAGCAGTTTCTTTATAGTCTCTCTGAATGTTCTCTAATGTCACtggttcattttcatttttcctatGGACACATATATGCTCTCTAGTTATGCTGCAATTTGAACTGTCATGAGCTGTTTCTATGTTATAAGATGAAATAACTGTATCAGTGAACATTTCTTTGGCCTGGGGTATGTCTTTTGGTTTCGGGAAAGCTTCAGTTATAATGCTAgcataattttgatttattttccccAATTTCAGTTCCATTAGCTTTTGAGCAATGGCTAAACTTGTATGAATGTTACCCTCATACTCCACAGAGTGCTGAGGATGCTTTTGTGACAGGCTCTCAAAACTTGGAGTAATTTGCCATTCCAATGCTAGATGATCTAGTTCATCCTTATCCTTTATGGTAGATGTAgaagattttgttatttctaacTCTTGagtaattaatattttatcacaGCTTTTCCCAAAAGAATTATGACTCTCACTCTCTTTGTATTCTTGGTGCAAAACAATGTAATTATCTATTGGactgatttttgtttcattagtGAAATCATTATCAATTTCTTTCCATGAAGTTTGCTTTTCTTCATGTTTGGAACTGTCTTCCAGGTCAGCGAAGTTTTTCATCTTTCCAGTATTTTGAAGGTATTCATCAATGCTTACTTTCTTTTTGAGTGGAAAAACTGTAGACGTTTGGCAACCAGTCTGATAAATGGTTTTTAAATCAGAAGACTGCGAGTCCTGAAAAATGTGACTACTGTACTCTTTTGTATAAGCATTACTGGACTCCTGTTGGGCTCTCTGAGCCTTctcctcactgtggttttggttcTCAACCTCTGACACTACATTTGACACAGAAATTGGGAAGGAAAAATTACCTTGGTCCTTACATTGCCCTGCCATGGTAACTTTATTGGGAGGTATACAGTCATAGCCCTCAGAGCCCATGTTGTGAGCCCCAGATTGTGAATCATTAACAGAAGTTTTAAAGCAAGGGGTATCCAAACCATTAGTAAGAACAGCGTGATCACCAGGGACAACTTCTGAGGAGGAGGCAGAATTAGATGGTGTcgattttatttctgaattaacATTATCTGAACTCTTCTCAAATTGCAAAATCTCATTTAAGCCTGCAGTACTACTCTGTTCTCCCATACTTTCTTCTCTCCTCATCAGTCTTGGGTCTTTGATGGATTTTGAAGTAGTGACTGTGCTTGAGCCAGTCTTGTTGTGAAGAGGAAAAGCAGCATTAAgaccacttaaaatatttttaagacttGTCCAATTTAACAAAAGGTCACCATTAACACTCTCTTTGGCATCAGTGGGCATAAGTGAAATGTCTGAATCATGTGCAAGTACTTGAGAAGTGTCTCTAATTTCTGCTAAATTGTGCTCTGTCTGTCCACTGTATGTTTCAGGTAtagaaatgtttccattttgtACATTTCCATAGGAGTTAGAAAT from Gorilla gorilla gorilla isolate KB3781 chromosome 7, NHGRI_mGorGor1-v2.1_pri, whole genome shotgun sequence carries:
- the TEX15 gene encoding testis-expressed protein 15 isoform X2 — protein: MEMEETAKQDTLWQMSSTSKPLLNTHEVNPLKKFTIPKIRRTAEKVYLSPCYTNSREYSFIHDTLNQCRLDVSCDLQSLWQFGDTKLVHNEELEKNFTAKRSEMRESGRHCRELEEQFCFLALPQSDVAQIYQNGISTRASTLKILGNPLLGIYMFRHVDIALNYSHSQSITVESILIFKVLFGKVKKIQPSVDKNKVSLDPSPNFDCHMSRNAPSLKDTIELQAYSSAVYFYEYSVLSKPVDKPRQCLPYAIVTVKFLGSKVDNGRLMTSLRFLSTGFPKGAERTCSLNNCTVAKRIGKGKDATVTFVRFKKPVDPFVQENCLCNALNSEINPFISNISNSYGNVQNGNISIPETYSGQTEHNLAEIRDTSQVLAHDSDISLMPTDAKESVNGDLLLNWTSLKNILSGLNAAFPLHNKTGSSTVTTSKSIKDPRLMRREESMGEQSSTAGLNEILQFEKSSDNVNSEIKSTPSNSASSSEVVPGDHAVLTNGLDTPCFKTSVNDSQSGAHNMGSEGYDCIPPNKVTMAGQCKDQGNFSFPISVSNVVSEVENQNHSEEKAQRAQQESSNAYTKEYSSHIFQDSQSSDLKTIYQTGCQTSTVFPLKKKVSIDEYLQNTGKMKNFADLEDSSKHEEKQTSWKEIDNDFTNETKISPIDNYIVLHQEYKESESHNSFGKSCDKILITQELEITKSSTSTIKDKDELDHLALEWQITPSFESLSQKHPQHSVEYEGNIHTSLAIAQKLMELKLGKINQNYASIITEAFPKPKDIPQAKEMFTDTVISSYNIETAHDSSNCSITREHICVHRKNENEPVTLENIQRDYKETAYVENRGQDHNLFCNSQLSNDICLNVNFKKQTDKENQNEAKENSASCVENNIENIYGDKKQDSHTNENFSNIDEKEDKNYHNIEILSSEEFSTTFNLICREKYVSAATALLESEEDTISAVKQKDTENTGRSVEHLASTTFPKTASSSVCVASNAAIQIASAAMPALSLNNDDHQIYQFKETCSSESPDFGLLVKHRVSDCEIDTDKNKSQESFHQSINENLVLQSIELESEIEIELEDCDDAFIFQQDTHSHENMLCEEFVTSYKALKSRISWEGLLALDNREMEVLESTTGRENSDQHYSKESNYFYSSTQNNETELTSPILLPDLQIKITNIFRPGFSPTADSLALKDNFCTHVTEATKPEINKEDGEILGFDIYSQPFGENADYPCEDKVDNIRQQSGPVSNSEISLSFDLSRNTDVNHTSENQNSESLFTETSNVTTIDDGSRCFFTKSKTDYNDTKNKKEVESRISKRKLHTSSRDQNIPHKDLRRHKIYGRKRRLTSQDSSECFSSLSQGRIKTFSQSEKHIKSVLNILSDEASLCKSKCLSRKLDKAVVHLKKAHRRVHTSLQLITKVGEERKGPLPKSYAIICNNFWESCDLQGYSSVSQRKYYSTKRFLSKRKYDKRRKKRAPKADISKSLTHVSKHKSYKTSGEKKCLSRKSMASSVSKSHPTSHMGEFCNQEHPESQLPVSSTSQSTSQSVYYNSSVSNPSLSEEHQPFSGKTGCLFSPDHSDEKLIEKENQIDTEFLSSTSKYEKLEKHSANHNVKDATKENSCEANEVINESNSVSLSCIKENINYSTGNDYHATCVGHTKAKTDVLISVLDSNVKHFLNDLYQQGNLILSDCKRNLEVKWTDPIERPKQSIITGNFLMGPLNLTLIASEKYSIPQLSAAAVTDSEGESSKSYLDKQRILTVDSFAESSAVPHCEQSCREKELLKTEQCSSGNCLHTDGNETNVTENYELDVASGTEENKSYGENIVELSSSDSSLLLKDNVKGSSSETCIVRKDTEDRITWKVKQAEKAKDSVYKRSMTEGSTVNTEYKNQKNQISEESCLNEKIITANLIDSHLSTKNTTTESVPLKNTVSNPLDKREKKGEIKVSNDSQSDLTLRSEIAYISKPGILGVSHTPILPAHSETCKVPTLLKKPASYVSEFKEKHCSANHTALIANLSQILQRADEASSLQILQEETKVCLNILPLFVEAFERKQECSVEQILISRELLVDQNLWNNCKHTLKPCAVDTLVELQMMMETIQFIENKKRHLEGEPTFRSLLWYDETLYAELLGKPRGFQQQSNFYPGFQGRLKYNAFCELQTYHDQLVELLEETKREKNSYYVFLKYKRQVNECEAIMEHCSDCFDFSLSVPFTCGVNFGDSLEDLEILRKSTLKLINVCGDSPKVHSYPGKQDHLWIIIEMISSKVNFIKNNEAVRVKISLYGLEHIFFDAAKNLVWKERTQSFSKKYSQKKDEERLLRVNKCAFSKLQKIYDTLSKDLNNELISPIGLEEDTIIASRKSDHPINEATISIENSKFNSNLLAHPDICCISEILDQAEFADLKKLQDLTLRCTDHLEILKKYFQMLQDNNMDNIFITEENVLDMVINHSHEAIILKPEAIEMYIEIVMVSETIHFLKNSIAKKLDKQRFRGMLWFDLSLLPELVQCQEKMASFSFLKDNSTDVCLWKAIETAISELKKDLDIICKYNEAVNCSYAIHLLSRELQELSEIKKLLKKSKYFISTYIDFVPYIASINYGSTLTELEYNYNQFSTLLKNVMSAPRKDLGKMAHIRKVMKTIEHMKIICTKNAELTISFFLCQMLYNRRKILQLKRKEKMNIHTVKPGENNNKFSISTMLPAVSECINKNISNSSKKRPSTVDKCEDSQEQQQDDTISSCKKLKVDMKDVTKINREKATFKHPRTTGSHPQSENKIVPSSCDSLKRNHLTPKKVEMQRSLPGSLLPLENPKDTCASKSESKIDLTVSSDAPDHFSGQQENLNSMKKRNVNFSAAETKSDKKDCAAFAICDQKSVHGTFSPDHETLLQKFLKNSPDPTQKSCLSDINPETDVSLVPDASVLSKPIFCFVKDVHPDLEMNDTVFELQDNDIVNSSIKNSSCMTSPEPICIQNKIPTLQINKLQPAETESEDKYMKDTLNPNTVHTFGASGHITLNVNQGAEYSLSEQQNDENSKVLTQNAATYWNELPQSACNPTYNSSEHLFGTSYPYSAWCVYHYSSSNGNAITQTYQGITSYEVQPSPSGLLTTVASTAQGTHSNLLYSQYFTYFAGEPQANGFVPVNGYFQSQIPASNFQQPIFSQYASHQPLPQATYPYLPNRFVPPEVPWVYAPWHQESFHPGHRK
- the TEX15 gene encoding testis-expressed protein 15 isoform X3, translating into MRESGRHCRELEEQFCFLALPQSDVAQIYQNGISTRASTLKILGNPLLGIYMFRHVDIALNYSHSQSITVESILIFKVLFGKVKKIQPSVDKNKVSLDPSPNFDCHMSRNAPSLKDTIELQAYSSAVYFYEYSVLSKPVDKPRQCLPYAIVTVKFLGSKVDNGRLMTSLRFLSTGFPKGAERTCSLNNCTVAKRIGKGKDATVTFVRFKKPVDPFVQENCLCNALNSEINPFISNISNSYGNVQNGNISIPETYSGQTEHNLAEIRDTSQVLAHDSDISLMPTDAKESVNGDLLLNWTSLKNILSGLNAAFPLHNKTGSSTVTTSKSIKDPRLMRREESMGEQSSTAGLNEILQFEKSSDNVNSEIKSTPSNSASSSEVVPGDHAVLTNGLDTPCFKTSVNDSQSGAHNMGSEGYDCIPPNKVTMAGQCKDQGNFSFPISVSNVVSEVENQNHSEEKAQRAQQESSNAYTKEYSSHIFQDSQSSDLKTIYQTGCQTSTVFPLKKKVSIDEYLQNTGKMKNFADLEDSSKHEEKQTSWKEIDNDFTNETKISPIDNYIVLHQEYKESESHNSFGKSCDKILITQELEITKSSTSTIKDKDELDHLALEWQITPSFESLSQKHPQHSVEYEGNIHTSLAIAQKLMELKLGKINQNYASIITEAFPKPKDIPQAKEMFTDTVISSYNIETAHDSSNCSITREHICVHRKNENEPVTLENIQRDYKETAYVENRGQDHNLFCNSQLSNDICLNVNFKKQTDKENQNEAKENSASCVENNIENIYGDKKQDSHTNENFSNIDEKEDKNYHNIEILSSEEFSTTFNLICREKYVSAATALLESEEDTISAVKQKDTENTGRSVEHLASTTFPKTASSSVCVASNAAIQIASAAMPALSLNNDDHQIYQFKETCSSESPDFGLLVKHRVSDCEIDTDKNKSQESFHQSINENLVLQSIELESEIEIELEDCDDAFIFQQDTHSHENMLCEEFVTSYKALKSRISWEGLLALDNREMEVLESTTGRENSDQHYSKESNYFYSSTQNNETELTSPILLPDLQIKITNIFRPGFSPTADSLALKDNFCTHVTEATKPEINKEDGEILGFDIYSQPFGENADYPCEDKVDNIRQQSGPVSNSEISLSFDLSRNTDVNHTSENQNSESLFTETSNVTTIDDGSRCFFTKSKTDYNDTKNKKEVESRISKRKLHTSSRDQNIPHKDLRRHKIYGRKRRLTSQDSSECFSSLSQGRIKTFSQSEKHIKSVLNILSDEASLCKSKCLSRKLDKAVVHLKKAHRRVHTSLQLITKVGEERKGPLPKSYAIICNNFWESCDLQGYSSVSQRKYYSTKRFLSKRKYDKRRKKRAPKADISKSLTHVSKHKSYKTSGEKKCLSRKSMASSVSKSHPTSHMGEFCNQEHPESQLPVSSTSQSTSQSVYYNSSVSNPSLSEEHQPFSGKTGCLFSPDHSDEKLIEKENQIDTEFLSSTSKYEKLEKHSANHNVKDATKENSCEANEVINESNSVSLSCIKENINYSTGNDYHATCVGHTKAKTDVLISVLDSNVKHFLNDLYQQGNLILSDCKRNLEVKWTDPIERPKQSIITGNFLMGPLNLTLIASEKYSIPQLSAAAVTDSEGESSKSYLDKQRILTVDSFAESSAVPHCEQSCREKELLKTEQCSSGNCLHTDGNETNVTENYELDVASGTEENKSYGENIVELSSSDSSLLLKDNVKGSSSETCIVRKDTEDRITWKVKQAEKAKDSVYKRSMTEGSTVNTEYKNQKNQISEESCLNEKIITANLIDSHLSTKNTTTESVPLKNTVSNPLDKREKKGEIKVSNDSQSDLTLRSEIAYISKPGILGVSHTPILPAHSETCKVPTLLKKPASYVSEFKEKHCSANHTALIANLSQILQRADEASSLQILQEETKVCLNILPLFVEAFERKQECSVEQILISRELLVDQNLWNNCKHTLKPCAVDTLVELQMMMETIQFIENKKRHLEGEPTFRSLLWYDETLYAELLGKPRGFQQQSNFYPGFQGRLKYNAFCELQTYHDQLVELLEETKREKNSYYVFLKYKRQVNECEAIMEHCSDCFDFSLSVPFTCGVNFGDSLEDLEILRKSTLKLINVCGDSPKVHSYPGKQDHLWIIIEMISSKVNFIKNNEAVRVKISLYGLEHIFFDAAKNLVWKERTQSFSKKYSQKKDEERLLRVNKCAFSKLQKIYDTLSKDLNNELISPIGLEEDTIIASRKSDHPINEATISIENSKFNSNLLAHPDICCISEILDQAEFADLKKLQDLTLRCTDHLEILKKYFQMLQDNNMDNIFITEENVLDMVINHSHEAIILKPEAIEMYIEIVMVSETIHFLKNSIAKKLDKQRFRGMLWFDLSLLPELVQCQEKMASFSFLKDNSTDVCLWKAIETAISELKKDLDIICKYNEAVNCSYAIHLLSRELQELSEIKKLLKKSKYFISTYIDFVPYIASINYGSTLTELEYNYNQFSTLLKNVMSAPRKDLGKMAHIRKVMKTIEHMKIICTKNAELTISFFLCQMLYNRRKILQLKRKEKMNIHTVKPGENNNKFSISTMLPAVSECINKNISNSSKKRPSTVDKCEDSQEQQQDDTISSCKKLKVDMKDVTKINREKATFKHPRTTGSHPQSENKIVPSSCDSLKRNHLTPKKVEMQRSLPGSLLPLENPKDTCASKSESKIDLTVSSDAPDHFSGQQENLNSMKKRNVNFSAAETKSDKKDCAAFAICDQKSVHGTFSPDHETLLQKFLKNSPDPTQKSCLSDINPETDVSLVPDASVLSKPIFCFVKDVHPDLEMNDTVFELQDNDIVNSSIKNSSCMTSPEPICIQNKIPTLQINKLQPAETESEDKYMKDTLNPNTVHTFGASGHITLNVNQGAEYSLSEQQNDENSKVLTQNAATYWNELPQSACNPTYNSSEHLFGTSYPYSAWCVYHYSSSNGNAITQTYQGITSYEVQPSPSGLLTTVASTAQGTHSNLLYSQYFTYFAGEPQANGFVPVNGYFQSQIPASNFQQPIFSQYASHQPLPQATYPYLPNRFVPPEVPWVYVSINMGQVWWLTPVIPALWEAEAGGSPEVRSSRPA